The DNA segment AGGACGCCCGGTCGTCCTCATCATGGGGCTCGGGGCGCAGATGATCAGCTGGCCGGAGGAGCTGATCGGGCTGCTGGTGGAGTCGGGCCACCGGGTCGTCCGGTTCGACAACCGGGACGCGGGCCTGTCCACCCACTTCACCCCGCCGGACGACCTCACGCCCCCGGCGTCGTACACGCTGGACGACATGGCCGACGACACCGCCGGCCTGATGAACGTGCTGGGCTGGGAGAGCGCCCACGTGGTGGGCGCCTCGATGGGCGGCATGATCGCCCAAAACCTCGCCATCCGCCATCCCGCCCGGGTGCGCACGCTGACCTCGATCATGTCCACGCCCGGGCCCCGGGTGGGGCGTGCCACCGAGGAGGCCATGGCGGCGCTGACGGCGCCCGCCCCGCAGGACCGCGACGAGGCGCTCGCCCGCGCCGTCGAGACCGCGCGGGTCATCGGCTCTCCCGGCTACGAGATGGACGTCGAGCGCGTCACCCGGGTGGCCGCCGAGGCATACGACCGGGCCTTCGACCCCGCGGGCACCGCCCGGCAGTACATCGCGATCCGGCGGTCGGGGGACCGTACGGAGGGGCTGCGCGGGCTCTCGGTGCCCGCACTGGTGATCCACGGCGAGGACGACCCGCTGGTCACCCTCGAAGGCGGGACCGCGACCGCGGACGCCATCCCCGGCGCGAAGCTGCTGACCTTCCCGGGGATGGGCCACGATCTGCCCCGCCCGCTCTGGCCGGTCATCGCGGAGGCGATCACGGAGCTGACCGCACGGGGCTGACCGGACGGGGCTGACGGGGTTTCAGATCTCGAGCTTGTCCTCGATCGCGCGGAGCTGGTGCCGGGCCATCGCGAGGTTGGCCCGGTTGCGGTCGAGGGCGAGGTAGAGGAACAACCCCTTGCCGCCGCGGCCGGTCAGCGGCCGGATGACGTGATACTGCGTGCCCAGCGTGATGAGGATGTCCTCGATCCCGTCGTTGAGCTTGAGCGCGTCCATCGCGCGGAGCTTGGCCTTGACCACCTCGGTGTTGGCCGCGGCGGCCACCTGGAGGTCGAGGTCCTTGGAGCCGCCGAGCGTGCCCAGCGCCATCCCGCTCCCGTAGTCGGCCACCGCCGCGCCGATCGCGCCGTCGATGGTCAGCATCTCCTTGAGGGAGACGTCCATGTTCGCCATGTCTCTTCTCCTGTTCTGGGTTGTCATCCGCGTTCGACGATGGCGGCGATCTTGGCCGCCGCCCTGCGTCCCTCGATCCGGAGCAGGCCGAGGTTGGCTCCCTGGCCCGCGAGAACGGTGAGGACGAGCGTGGGGCCCGCGGCGTAGCACGCGGTGTGCCCCTGGGTGCCGGAGATCAGCGTCTCCTCCAGCCGCCCGATCCTGGCGAGCTCGGTCATCTTCCGGCTCAGCGACAGCAGCGCCGACGTGAGCGCCGCGGTCTGCTCGGTGTCGGCGGCCAGGTCCGTGGTCACGAGCATGCCGTCGATCGTGCACGTGAGCGCTCCGGTGATCTCGGGCGCCCGTTCGCGCAGGACGATCAGTTCCTCGTGTATGTCGTGGCGCAGATCCACCGAGACACCCCTTCCGGCCCGCTTGAGCCATCCGATCACTACAGCGCCTCCAGCGCGTCACGCAGTCTGAGCAGCAGGTTCACGTCGGTCGCGTCGGCGTTCACCTGCGGGAGTTCCGAGGTGGAGCGCCCGGGCTCCCTCGGTTGCGGTGGGAGCGGCTTGGGCGTGCGCTTGGGCAGCGCCGCCGTCTCGGCCGTCACCACCAGGCCGGCCGCCGCGAGCTCCCGTACGGCCAGCAGCGTGGAGTAGGCCGGGTGCCCGAGGCGGCGAGCCAGCTCGACCGGCGTGGCGGTGGAGTCGGCGGCGAGCAGCAGCTCCCACTGCAGCCGGGTGAGCAGCGCGTGCGAGCCGGGGATCCGCCGCAGGGGCGTCACCGGCCGCGCGTCCAGCTCGGCCGACGGCCACGCCCGCTCCAGGCGCGCCCGGCGCCTGGCGCACTCGCGCAGCAGCCCCGGCACGTCGAAGAACCAGTGCACCCCGAGCCAGTGCGCCTCGCCCTCCTTGAACCTGGTCCTCACCGTCTTCGACGGCGCGAGCAGGAAGAAGGCCGCGTCGAGCGTGGCGGACAGCACGCAGAACTCCAGCTCGCCCCGGCTGAGCACCCCCGCGTCCACGAGCAGCGCGCCGCCGTCGCCGCCGGGACCGGCCTCCTGCCGCGCGTGCCGGACCCCGCTCGCGCTGATCCGGCCCGACGCGCCGAGGAGTCCCTCCACGCCGGGCGTGGCCGCGCACTCCACGTACGACACCCGGCCGTGGTCGTAGTAGACCGTGCCCTCCTTGCCCACCCGCAGTGAGCCGGAGGCCTCGTCCTGGGCGAGGCCGGTGAGCACGGCGTCGAGAGTCGGGGCGGCCACCGGTCAGGCTCCCATCAGGAGGCGACCAGCTCGTCGGTGATCGTGCGCAGCCGCCGCCGGGCCAGGGCGAGGTTCGACCGCTCCACGTCCAGGCGCACGCAGAGCAGCAGCGGACCGTCGAACATCATCTCCATGGGCCGCACCAGGTGATAGGCCGTGCCCGTGGTGACGATCACGTCCTCGATCCGGAAGCCCGTCTCCTGGGACGCCAGCGCGATTCCGTCGAGCGTGGCGCGGTACGCCTCGCTGAGCCCCGCGGCCGCCCGCCCGGGATCGGGGATCCCCTTTCCCGCCACGGCCATGCCGCTGGTGTGGTCCACGAGAATGGCGCCGAGCGCCCCCGGGATCGACATGGCCTCGGAAAGGCAGTCCTCTATCCCGATCAACCCGTAACTCCTCGCCTCGCCGGTACAGCGCGGCCAACACTAGAGGAGCAGATGACGGGGTTTCCCGGGCCGAAAACGACTCGGGTAAACGGATTAGTCCGGAAGAATAAGAATTCTTCCTCTCGGAATGGTAATCCCGATTTTCATGAAATTTCCTCATGTCGCCGGGGATGGCGCGCTCACCTCCCGGCAGCGGCCAGAATGGGGGCGTGGAACGCATTCTGGTCAGCGCCTGCCTGCTCGGCAGCAGGGTGAGGTACGACGGCGGGGCGAAGACGAGCGACGACGAACTGCTGGCGCGCTGGCGCGAGGAGGGCCGGTTGGTGCGGTTCTGCCCCGAGGTCGAGGGCGGGCTGCCCGTCCCCCGGCCGCCCGCCGAGATCGAGGGCGGCGCGGGCGGCGCGGCCGTCCTGGCGGGCGCGGCGCGGATCCTGACGCCGGAGGGCGACGACGTGACCGCCGCGTTCCTGTCCGGCGCGCAGCAGGCCCTCGCCGTCGCCCGGTCCTTCGGCGTACGGGTCGCGATCCTCAAGGAGGGCAGCCCGTCGTGCGGGTCGCTGCGGATCTACGACGGCAGCCACCGGGGGAGGATCACCCCGGGGCAGGGTGTGACGACGGCGCTGCTGGAGTCGAACGGCATCCGTGTCTTCGGCGAGGACCGGATCCCGGAGGCCGCCGCCTATCTGGAGGGTCTTGTCACGGAGACAGGGGATCCGAGGTGACGATGACGGCCTTCTCGTCGGGCTTGTGCACCAGGACGTTGTCCACGTAGGACCGCACCGCCGCCTCCAGGCCGACGTCCTTGCCGGCGGCCTCCGACATGTACCAGCGGTGGTCGAGCACCTCGTGGAAGAGCTGGGCCGGCTCCAGCTTGCGCCGCAGATCGGCGGGGGTCGCGTTCACCACCGGCTGGAACACCTCGGCCAGCCAGCGGTGGGCCACGATCGCCTCGTCCTCGTGCCGCAGCCCGTTCGACACGCGGAACGAGTCGAGGTCGTTGAGCAGCCGCCTGGCCTGGTTCTCCTCCA comes from the Microbispora sp. ZYX-F-249 genome and includes:
- a CDS encoding alpha/beta fold hydrolase — protein: MRATANGIEICYEVFGEPGGRPVVLIMGLGAQMISWPEELIGLLVESGHRVVRFDNRDAGLSTHFTPPDDLTPPASYTLDDMADDTAGLMNVLGWESAHVVGASMGGMIAQNLAIRHPARVRTLTSIMSTPGPRVGRATEEAMAALTAPAPQDRDEALARAVETARVIGSPGYEMDVERVTRVAAEAYDRAFDPAGTARQYIAIRRSGDRTEGLRGLSVPALVIHGEDDPLVTLEGGTATADAIPGAKLLTFPGMGHDLPRPLWPVIAEAITELTARG
- a CDS encoding DUF523 domain-containing protein, which encodes MERILVSACLLGSRVRYDGGAKTSDDELLARWREEGRLVRFCPEVEGGLPVPRPPAEIEGGAGGAAVLAGAARILTPEGDDVTAAFLSGAQQALAVARSFGVRVAILKEGSPSCGSLRIYDGSHRGRITPGQGVTTALLESNGIRVFGEDRIPEAAAYLEGLVTETGDPR
- a CDS encoding roadblock/LC7 domain-containing protein; this translates as MIGIEDCLSEAMSIPGALGAILVDHTSGMAVAGKGIPDPGRAAAGLSEAYRATLDGIALASQETGFRIEDVIVTTGTAYHLVRPMEMMFDGPLLLCVRLDVERSNLALARRRLRTITDELVAS
- a CDS encoding roadblock/LC7 domain-containing protein, which codes for MDLRHDIHEELIVLRERAPEITGALTCTIDGMLVTTDLAADTEQTAALTSALLSLSRKMTELARIGRLEETLISGTQGHTACYAAGPTLVLTVLAGQGANLGLLRIEGRRAAAKIAAIVERG
- a CDS encoding MarR family transcriptional regulator gives rise to the protein MAAPTLDAVLTGLAQDEASGSLRVGKEGTVYYDHGRVSYVECAATPGVEGLLGASGRISASGVRHARQEAGPGGDGGALLVDAGVLSRGELEFCVLSATLDAAFFLLAPSKTVRTRFKEGEAHWLGVHWFFDVPGLLRECARRRARLERAWPSAELDARPVTPLRRIPGSHALLTRLQWELLLAADSTATPVELARRLGHPAYSTLLAVRELAAAGLVVTAETAALPKRTPKPLPPQPREPGRSTSELPQVNADATDVNLLLRLRDALEAL